The following are from one region of the Arachis duranensis cultivar V14167 chromosome 10, aradu.V14167.gnm2.J7QH, whole genome shotgun sequence genome:
- the LOC107468534 gene encoding polyphenol oxidase, chloroplastic-like, with amino-acid sequence MSFTISSPFSFVSTINNVSTRNNPKHQQVPNRIACNSSSTNNQNTKNESSSSETPRRNVLIGLGGLCGAYTLSANNNPFAYAAPISPPDLSTCGAPDLPNGAKPTNCCPPINTNIIDYKLPSNPPLKVRPAAHLVNDEYLAKYKKAVDLMKSLPSDDPRNFTQQANIHCAYCDGAYHQVGFPDLDLQVHNSWLFFPFHRWYLYFHERILASLIDDPTFALPFWNWDAPRGMQLPSIYADAKSSLYDKLRNPTHQPPTLVDLDFNIEDPNSNGQVSSNLSIMYRQVVSNGKTSRLFLGNPYRAGDDPDPGLGSLENVPHGPVHLWTGDINQPNGEDMGTFYSAARDPIFYCHHSNVDRMWSVWKSLGGKRKDFTDPDWLESGFLFYDENKNLVRVRVKDCLDSKSLGYVYQDVDIPWLNAKRRGLKAKKVAQRFGVGAALAAETSRNAEFPLVLDSVVSTMVKRPKKSRSKKEKEEEEEVLVIEGIEFDRSVAVKFDVFINDEDDKVVGPNNTEFAGSFVSVPHSHKHKNKKIKTVLRLGLTDLLEDLEVEDDDKIMVTLVPRYGKGKVHIRGIKIELVAD; translated from the coding sequence atgtcatttactatctCTTCACCATTCTCCTTTGTATCCACCATCAATAATGTCTCTACTAGAAATAATCCAAAACACCAACAAGTTCCTAATAGAATTGCATGCAATAGTAGTAGTACTAATAACCAAAACACCAAGAATGAATCATCATCGTCAGAAACACCTAGAAGAAATGTTCTAATAGGGTTAGGAGGGCTTTGTGGTGCTTATACCCTAAGTGCTAACAACAATCCTTTTGCCTATGCTGCTCCTATATCCCCACCGGACCTAAGCACGTGCGGTGCACCTGACCTACCCAATGGTGCAAAACCCACCAATTGTTGCCCTCCAATTAACACAAACATCATAGATTACAAGCTTCCTTCAAACCCACCCTTAAAGGTAAGACCAGCAGCACATTTGGTCAACGATGAGTATTTGGCAAAGTACAAAAAAGCCGTTGACCTTATGAAATCCCTACCGTCCGATGATCCAAGAAATTTCACCCAACAAGCCAATATCCATTGTGCTTATTGTGATGGTGCATATCACCAAGTAGGGTTCCCGGATCTTGATCTCCAAGTCCACAACTCATggctcttctttccttttcaccGTTGGTACCTTTACTTCCATGAGAGAATCTTGGCAAGCTTGATTGATGATCCTACCTTTGCCCTACCCTTTTGGAACTGGGATGCTCCACGTGGCATGCAACTACCTTCCATTTATGCTGACGCCAAATCTTCTCTTTATGACAAGCTTAGAAACCCTACTCATCAACCACCAACTCTAGTTGACCTAGATTTCAATATTGAGGACCCTAATTCCAACGGCCAAGTTTCCTCCAACCTCTCTATAATGTATAGGCAAGTTGTTTCCAATGGAAAGACTTCTAGACTCTTCCTTGGAAACCCTTACCGTGCCGGCGACGATCCTGATCCTGGTTTGGGATCGTTGGAGAATGTTCCCCATGGTCCTGTCCATTTGTGGACAGGAGATATCAACCAGCCTAACGGCGAGGACATGGGGACATTCTATTCAGCTGCGAGAGATCCTATATTTTATTGCCACCATTCCAACGTAGACAGGATGTGGTCAGTATGGAAATCGCTCGGAGGAAAAAGAAAGGATTTTACTGATCCTGATTGGTTAGAGTCAGGGTTTTTGTTCTATGACGAGAACAAAAACCTTGTACGTGTTAGAGTCAAGGATTGTCTTGACTCTAAAAGCCTTGGGTATGTCTACCAAGACGTAGACATCCCTTGGCTGAATGCTAAGCGGCGTGGGCTTAAGGCGAAAAAGGTGGCACAACGTTTTGGTGTTGGCGCGGCTTTGGCTGCAGAGACTTCGAGAAATGCCGAGTTTCCGTTGGTTTTGGATTCTGTTGTGAGTACTATGGTGAAGCGGCCGAAGAAGTCAAGGagcaagaaggagaaggaggaagaagaggaagttcTGGTGATCGAAGGGATCGAGTTTGATCGGAGTGTGGCGGTGAAGTTTGATGTGTTTATCAACGATGAAGATGACAAGGTTGTGGGACCCAACAATACGGAGTTTGCTGGAAGCTTTGTGAGTGTGCCTCACTCTCACAAGCacaagaacaagaagatcaaaactGTTTTGAGGTTAGGGTTGACGGATTTGTTGGAAGATTTGGAAGTAGAAGATGATGATAAGATTATGGTTACGTTGGTTCCAAGGTATGGGAAGGGTAAAGTTCATATTAGAGGCATCAAGATCGAGCTTGTTGCAGATTAA
- the LOC107468533 gene encoding polyphenol oxidase, chloroplastic: protein MASLNPLPTLSHSTFSSSFFPLFKSPHLNNNKAPKVGKPSQYHASRIFYSSSCKAKHNNGDNNNNNNYNNNNKVDRRNILVGLGGLYGVAKTLTNEPLVSLAAPISPPNLTQCGPPDLPSGAKPVNCCPPVSSKIIDFTFPLNQKVKVRPAAHLADATYIRNYKEALRRMKALDPTDPRSFTQQSNIHCAYCDGAYHQVGFPDLDLQIHNSWLFFPFHRWYLYFYERILASLIKDLDPNFAIPFWNWDSPKGMPIPSMFVDPKSTLYDSLRNKNHQPPKLVDLDFNGTEDNLPDQQTIDANLKTMYRQMVSNSKTATLFFGSAYRAGDESDPGAGVVENIPHGPVHIWTGDNTQPNGEDMGNFYSAARDPIFFSHHSNVDRMWSIWKTLGGKRNEFNDVDWLESGFLFYDENKNLVRVKVKDCIDTKKLGYVYQEVEIPWLNTKPTPRRVRVKNAIKKGLHLGGVAHAAEEGAKFPLVLDSSVRVLVKRPKKGRSKREKEEEEEVLVVEGISFERDMAVKFDVYVNDEDDEVESGPTKTEFAGSFVSVPHKHKHKKGKMKTQWRVGITELLEELDAEDDEHVAVTLVPKIGKGQVTIGGINIQLLN from the coding sequence ATGGCTTCTCTAAACCCTCTTCCAACCCTTTCCCATTccactttctcttcttctttctttccctTATTCAAAAGCCCCCATCTCAATAACAATAAGGCCCCAAAAGTAGGAAAACCAAGCCAATACCATGCTTCTAGAATATTCTACTCATCATCATGCAAAGCCAAACATAATAATGgtgacaacaacaacaataataattataataataataataaggttgATAGAAGAAACATCCTGGTTGGCTTAGGAGGGCTTTATGGGGTAGCAAAAACCCTAACCAACGAGCCATTGGTGTCTCTAGCTGCACCAATTTCACCTCCAAACCTAACCCAATGTGGTCCACCGGACCTACCCTCAGGTGCCAAACCAGTGAATTGCTGCCCTCCAGTTTCCTCAAAAATCATTGACTTCACTTTCCCATTAAACCAAAAAGTCAAAGTGAGACCCGCTGCACACTTGGCTGATGCCACCTACATCCGAAATTACAAAGAAGCCCTTCGGAGAATGAAAGCCCTTGACCCAACCGATCCAAGAAGCTTCACTCAACAATCCAATATTCACTGTGCTTATTGCGATGGTGCGTATCACCAAGTAGGCTTCCCTGATCTTGATCTCCAAATCCACAATTCATGGCTCTTCTTTCCCTTCCATCGATGGTACCTTTACTTCTACGAACGAATCCTAGCCAGCCTCATCAAAGACTTAGATCCCAACTTCGCCATTCCCTTTTGGAACTGGGATTCCCCTAAGGGAATGCCAATACCTTCCATGTTCGTTGACCCTAAGTCAACGCTCTATGACTCCCTTCGAAACAAGAATCACCAACCTCCAAAGCTCGTTGACCTTGATTTCAATGGCACTGAAGATAACCTTCCCGATCAACAGACTATAGATGCCAACCTCAAGACTATGTACAGGCAAATGGTTTCGAATTCCAAGACTGCCACTCTGTTCTTCGGAAGCGCTTACCGCGCCGGGGACGAGAGCGACCCCGGAGCCGGAGTTGTGGAGAATATTCCCCATGGTCCTGTCCATATCTGGACCGGTGATAACACGCAGCCTAATGGCGAAGACATGGGGAACTTCTATTCAGCTGCGAGAGACCCTATCTTCTTCTCTCACCATTCTAACGTGGACAGAATGTGGTCGATATGGAAAACGCTTGGCGGAAAGAGGAACGAGTTCAATGATGTGGATTGGTTAGAGAGCGGGTTTCTGTTCTACGATGAGAACAAGAATCTTGTTCGCGTGAAGGTGAAGGATTGTATTGACACCAAGAAGCTTGGATATGTTTACCAAGAAGTTGAGATTCCATGGTTGAACACTAAGCCTACACCGCGTAGAGTTAGGGTTAAGAACGCCATTAAAAAGGGGCTTCATCTTGGGGGTGTAGCACATGCTGCGGAAGAAGGAGCGAAGTTTCCTTTGGTTTTGGATTCGAGCGTGAGGGTTTTGGTGAAGAGGCCGAAGAAGGGGAGGAGTAAGagggagaaggaggaagaggaggaggtgtTGGTGGTGGAAGGGATTTCGTTTGAGAGGGATATGGCGGTGAAGTTTGATGTGTATGtgaatgatgaagatgatgaggtGGAGAGTGGGCCCACGAAGACGGAGTTTGCGGGGAGTTTTGTGAGTGTGCCACATAAGCATAAGCATAAGAAGGGGAAGATGAAGACGCAGTGGAGGGTTGGGATAACGGAGTTGTTGGAGGAGCTTGATGCTGAAGATGATGAGCATGTTGCGGTTACTTTGGTTCCCAAGATTGGGAAAGGGCAAGTCACCATTGGAGGTATCAACATTCAGCTCCTCAACTGA